DNA from Brevibacterium sp. 'Marine':
GTAGACCCAGTTGTTCGTGATGATCGAGGCGCTGCCGCCGTTCGTCGCCTGTTTGAACTCGGCGACGTCGAGCGTCGAGAGATAGTCCGCGACGAGGCGGCTGCGCAGGTCCGGACCCATCTGCACCCAATGATCGGCGGCTTCGAAGCCGACCTCCGTCCATTCGCCACCGATCTCGCGGTAGGCGAGGGGGCGGCAGGGAGCGCTGATGCATTCGCCGAGCGGCGGTGCTCCAGAGTCCGCAACATCGCTGTCGACGTCGAGGAGTGCGGCCGGTCCGTCCGCCTCGGCGAGGCGCGGGTCGTCCGTTCCATCGACGCACTGTGGGTGGCCGCTGACGGTGAGGAGCGCGTAAGTCATCACACCATTCTGCCTGCTCGGGCAACAACGTGGGATTTTGCACCCTCCTGAACAGTGTTCAATAATGGCAATATGGATAGCTATCAAATACTCGCCGAGCGCGTGCTCGCCGGCGATTCGGCCACCGCCTCCGACGCTTGCGCGATCCTGTCGTCGCCCGATGAGGATCTGCTCGATCTGATCGCGGCTGCCTCACGGCTGCGCCGCGAACATTTCGGCAATCTCGTCAAGGTCAACTACCTCGTCAATCTCAAATCAGGGCTGTGTCCAGAAGACTGCGGCTATTGTTCGCAGCGCTTGGGTTCCGAAGCCGACATCCTCAAATACTCGTGGCTGCCCAGGGAAGAGGCGAAGCGGCAGGCGGAATTCGGTCTGGCAGGAGGAGCCTCGCGGGTCTGCCTCGTAGCCTCAGGACGCGGTCCCTCGAACCGGGACGTCGAACGAGTCTCTGGCATGGTCGAGGAAATCAAATCCTCATCGCCCGGCGTCGAGGTGTGCGCGTGCCTCGGGTTCCTCAAGGACGGTCAGGCGAAGCGGCTCAAGGACGCCGGGGTCGACGCGTACAACCACAACCTCAACACCGCTGAGTCCCATTACGCCGACATCTGCTCGACTCATACATTCGCCGATCGCGTCGACACTGTGGACAAGGCCCGCGGTGCAGGACTTTCCCCGTGCTCGGGGCTCATCGTCGGAATGGGGGAGACGAACGAACAGATCATCGAGGCCATTGAAGCGCTCAAGGCCGTCGACTCCGATTCGATCCCGGTCAACTTCCTCATTCCATTCGACGGTACGCCACTCGAAGGTACCTGGACGCTTACCCCGCAGCACTGTATGCGGATTCTCTGTGCGGTCCGGTTCCTCTGCCCGGACCGCGAGCTGCGCATCGCCGGCGGCCGGGAGATGCACTTGCGTTCGCTGCAGCCGATGTCGCTGCACGTGGCCAATTCCCTCTTCCTCGGCGACTACCTCACCTCGGAGGGACAGGCCGCGGAAGAGGACCTCGACATGATCGTCGACGGCGGATTCGAGATCGTCGGCGCGGACAGTGCCCAACAACTGCGTGATGAGCTCAAGTCCCACCGGGCCGCCCATCTGGCGGCCTTCGGCAGCGCAACCCCCGATGGAAGTGACGACACCACCGCCGCCGGCATGGCGAATGCGCCCGCCTCGGTGCCATCGGCAGCCGGCACTCTGCCGTGCGGCAAGCCGTTGCCGCCCGTCGGTCTCGAGGCAGACGGTTCCGACGTCACGATCCCGACGATCCGTCGTCGAGGCGCAGGGACGGAGCTCTCACCCAATGCCTGATCCTGCGCGACGTGATCCTTTGAGCACTCTGGAACGCGACTCCGGGCTCCTATGGCATCCCTACGCTCCGCTCGACGCCGGCGCGCATTTCTCAGTCACCGGCGCGGCTGGTCCCTACGTAGACCTGTGCGATGTCGCCGGTGCCTCTCACCGGCTTGTCGACGGCATGAGCTCGTGGTGGTCGGTCGTCCACGGCTACCGGCATCCGTTCATGGACGCGGCGCTGACCGCTCAGCTGGGGTCATTCTCACATGTCATGTTCGGCGGTCTGACGCACGGCCCGGCTGTCGACCTGGCCGAGCGCCTCGTCGCATTCACACCCCCGGGACTCGACCATGTCTTCCTGGCCGACTCGGGCTCGGTCTCGGTCGAAGTCGCGCTCAAGCTGGCCGTCCAATATCAACGGGCTCGCGGGCGCGATCGCAGACGTTTCCTCGCACTCGAAGGCGCTTACCATGGTGACACGACGGGAGCGATGGGTGTGTGTGATCCGGTCGGTGGGATGCACACTGATTTCGCAGGTTTGCTGGCATCTCAGCTGTTCCTACCTCGTCCGCCGTTGCCGGAGGCTTCCCCCGCCGAAGTGGACGCATGGGTGATCAAGGCTGAAAATTTCGTCGATGCGCACGGGGCAGAGATCGCCGGCATCATCGTCGAACCCCTCTTCCAAGGTGCCGGAGGCATGCGCCCGTATCACCCAGCCGCCCTGCAGTCACTGCGACGGTTGGCCACTGAGATCGATGCCGTGCTGATCGCCGACGAGATCGCCACCGGCTTCGGACGCACGGGCTCTGACTTCGCCTGTCGGGCCGCCGGGATCACCCCGGACGTCATGTGCCTGGGCAAGGCTCTGACCGGCGGCTATCTCACATTGGCGGCGCTGATGTGCAGTGAAACGGTTGCAGACGTCATCACCGCTTCGTCCCACCGAGCGCTCATGCACGGGCCTACGTTCATGGCTAATCCTTTGGCCTGCGCGGCAGCCATTGCCTCGATCAGTCTGCTCTTCGCCGCCGACGAGGGCGGGTGGGAGGCGGCCATCGCACGCATCGCCCCGGCTCTCGAATCCGGGCTCGCTCCCGCTCGAGGGTTCGAGCACGTGGCCGAGGCGCGTGTGACCGGTGGTATCGGCGTCGTCGAACTCGACCGCCCGGTCGACGTGGGGCTGACCACGCGCATAGCCGCCGAACATGGGGTGTGGCTGCGGCCGTTTCGGCGGCACATCTATACGATGCCTCCATATATCTCGTCTCCAGAGGTGGTGGACACCGTCACGGCGGCGATGGTCGCGGCAGCCGCGGCACACGGGGATGGGTGCGAGTTCGAGGTTGCATCGTGAACGCCTTCTTCTCCCGCCTTTCCGCCGCGGCCGAGCGCCGAAGTGCTGCCGGTCTGGACCGCAGTGACCTCGTGCTCGACGGACTCGACCTCGCCTCGAACGACTACCTCGGACTCTCGGCGCATCCGCTGGTGCGTGCCGCAGCG
Protein-coding regions in this window:
- the bioB gene encoding biotin synthase BioB, coding for MDSYQILAERVLAGDSATASDACAILSSPDEDLLDLIAAASRLRREHFGNLVKVNYLVNLKSGLCPEDCGYCSQRLGSEADILKYSWLPREEAKRQAEFGLAGGASRVCLVASGRGPSNRDVERVSGMVEEIKSSSPGVEVCACLGFLKDGQAKRLKDAGVDAYNHNLNTAESHYADICSTHTFADRVDTVDKARGAGLSPCSGLIVGMGETNEQIIEAIEALKAVDSDSIPVNFLIPFDGTPLEGTWTLTPQHCMRILCAVRFLCPDRELRIAGGREMHLRSLQPMSLHVANSLFLGDYLTSEGQAAEEDLDMIVDGGFEIVGADSAQQLRDELKSHRAAHLAAFGSATPDGSDDTTAAGMANAPASVPSAAGTLPCGKPLPPVGLEADGSDVTIPTIRRRGAGTELSPNA
- the bioA gene encoding adenosylmethionine--8-amino-7-oxononanoate transaminase, whose amino-acid sequence is MPDPARRDPLSTLERDSGLLWHPYAPLDAGAHFSVTGAAGPYVDLCDVAGASHRLVDGMSSWWSVVHGYRHPFMDAALTAQLGSFSHVMFGGLTHGPAVDLAERLVAFTPPGLDHVFLADSGSVSVEVALKLAVQYQRARGRDRRRFLALEGAYHGDTTGAMGVCDPVGGMHTDFAGLLASQLFLPRPPLPEASPAEVDAWVIKAENFVDAHGAEIAGIIVEPLFQGAGGMRPYHPAALQSLRRLATEIDAVLIADEIATGFGRTGSDFACRAAGITPDVMCLGKALTGGYLTLAALMCSETVADVITASSHRALMHGPTFMANPLACAAAIASISLLFAADEGGWEAAIARIAPALESGLAPARGFEHVAEARVTGGIGVVELDRPVDVGLTTRIAAEHGVWLRPFRRHIYTMPPYISSPEVVDTVTAAMVAAAAAHGDGCEFEVAS